In Methanobrevibacter sp., the genomic stretch TATATGGTGGATTATATTAAAATAGATTTTGATGAAATCCTCCTTGAAGGGTCCTCAAGGGATAAAATCCATGATACATTGTTTTATATTTTACATCAATACATAAACGGTGTGGAAATTGAAAGCATCGATGAAAAAATTAATTATGGAGATGTAATACTTCTTTTAACCGCAACAGGTTATGCTCATGATGAAGTTAACAGGATAATTTCACAAACCGGAAATGATATTAGAATATTTTTAACCGGCCTTGTCGAAGATGGCAAAATGCAAAATGAAATCAGACAAGATTTATCAACTGAAAATATTGTAGAATCATTGCATAGTATGTATATGGGAATTCAAGGTCTTTGGTTAATTTCCGCAAATGATGATGATGTCATTTTTGAGAAAAATTTTGAAATAACT encodes the following:
- a CDS encoding TetR/AcrR family transcriptional regulator → MNSKDLILDKTLKLILNKGTIDISIREIRDATGLTTGGIYYYFSDKSEMFEAILQKYMVDYIKIDFDEILLEGSSRDKIHDTLFYILHQYINGVEIESIDEKINYGDVILLLTATGYAHDEVNRIISQTGNDIRIFLTGLVEDGKMQNEIRQDLSTENIVESLHSMYMGIQGLWLISANDDDVIFEKNFEITWQAIECQ